Proteins from one Bradyrhizobium roseum genomic window:
- a CDS encoding alpha/beta fold hydrolase has translation MSAAAPAISPAVLRGADDLPAPVSGQRHEIGSAVGRLTYYSAGPDIPGKFPPLLLIHSINAAGSAYEIKPLYEHYRRSRTVYALELPGFGHSQRGAREYSVRMMTDAVLIAVREIQEVHGRGPIDALAVSLSCEFLARAVTETPLAFRSAALVSPTGFRSRDKDSRWRNGTRGMPWLHGFFEFPLWSEGLFRLLTSRTIIRYFLNKTWGSRNIDEGLLEYDYLTTHQPGAQHAPYYFVSGFLFSEDITRIYHSLTLPVWMSHGVRGDFVDYSNKVQVEGRANWTIRVFQTGAMPHFEAEAEFITAYDAFLAGVPSASPA, from the coding sequence ATGAGCGCAGCCGCCCCCGCGATCAGTCCGGCAGTCCTGCGCGGCGCGGATGATTTACCTGCGCCGGTGTCCGGCCAGCGCCATGAAATTGGCAGCGCTGTTGGCCGGCTCACCTATTATTCGGCGGGTCCGGATATCCCGGGCAAGTTTCCGCCGCTGCTCCTGATTCACAGCATCAATGCCGCCGGCTCCGCTTACGAAATCAAGCCGCTCTACGAGCATTATCGTCGCAGCCGGACTGTCTATGCGCTGGAACTTCCGGGATTCGGACACTCGCAGCGGGGCGCGCGCGAATACTCGGTACGAATGATGACCGATGCAGTCTTGATTGCGGTCAGGGAAATCCAGGAAGTTCACGGCCGCGGCCCGATCGACGCCTTGGCCGTGTCGCTGTCGTGCGAGTTTCTCGCCCGGGCGGTGACCGAGACGCCACTCGCCTTCCGAAGCGCGGCACTCGTCAGTCCCACCGGCTTCCGAAGCCGCGACAAGGATAGCAGATGGAGGAACGGCACACGGGGGATGCCGTGGCTGCATGGGTTCTTTGAGTTCCCATTGTGGAGCGAAGGCCTGTTCCGGCTGCTCACCAGCCGCACCATCATTCGCTATTTCCTGAATAAGACCTGGGGGTCGCGCAATATCGACGAAGGCCTGCTGGAATATGACTACCTGACCACGCACCAGCCAGGCGCCCAACACGCGCCGTATTACTTCGTGTCCGGATTTCTGTTCAGCGAGGACATCACCCGAATCTATCACTCGCTGACACTGCCGGTGTGGATGAGCCACGGCGTTCGCGGCGATTTTGTCGACTATTCCAACAAGGTCCAGGTCGAAGGCCGCGCCAACTGGACCATCCGGGTATTCCAAACCGGCGCGATGCCGCATTTCGAAGCCGAGGCCGAGTTCATCACGGCCTATGATGCTTTCCTTGCCGGCGTGCCGTCGGCGTCGCCGGCATAA
- the bchO gene encoding alpha/beta fold hydrolase BchO yields the protein MSGLVWSKDGADWPNRDFSSFVEAAGIRWHVQRMGEGPPLLLIHGTGAATHSWRGLLPLLAEHFSVVAPDLPGHGFTQSPPADRLSLPGMATDLGGLLRKLEVRPEVAVGHSAGAAILARMCLAGRMSPRLLVALNGAFMPFGGVATHFFSPLAKLLVVNPLVPRVFAWQASHAGAVERLIANTGSTIDQEGVALYRKLVRNPTHVAAALRMMANWKLEPLLHDLPRLAPALVLVTAVNDRSISPVVAQQVREILPNAVIERLPGLGHLAHEEQPQLIADLVERYARATAAEQVRQ from the coding sequence GTGTCCGGCCTCGTCTGGAGCAAGGATGGTGCGGACTGGCCCAACCGGGATTTCAGCAGCTTTGTCGAAGCCGCCGGAATCCGTTGGCATGTGCAAAGAATGGGTGAGGGGCCACCGCTGCTGTTGATTCATGGCACCGGCGCCGCGACCCATTCCTGGCGCGGGTTGCTGCCGCTGCTGGCGGAACATTTCTCGGTTGTTGCGCCGGATCTTCCCGGACACGGCTTTACGCAATCGCCGCCGGCGGACCGGTTGTCGCTCCCGGGCATGGCGACGGACCTCGGCGGGTTGCTCCGCAAGCTGGAAGTGAGGCCGGAGGTTGCGGTCGGTCATTCCGCGGGGGCCGCGATCCTGGCGCGCATGTGTCTCGCCGGCCGCATGTCGCCGCGCTTGCTGGTCGCCTTGAACGGAGCCTTCATGCCGTTCGGCGGCGTCGCCACCCATTTTTTCTCGCCGCTGGCGAAGTTGCTCGTGGTGAATCCGCTGGTGCCGCGCGTGTTCGCCTGGCAGGCATCCCATGCCGGGGCAGTCGAGCGGTTGATTGCCAATACCGGTTCGACGATCGATCAAGAGGGGGTTGCGCTCTATCGCAAGCTCGTTCGCAATCCCACGCATGTCGCCGCCGCACTGCGGATGATGGCGAACTGGAAACTCGAGCCGCTATTGCACGATCTGCCGCGTCTCGCGCCGGCGCTGGTGCTGGTGACTGCGGTGAACGACCGATCGATATCGCCTGTCGTCGCGCAGCAGGTTCGCGAGATTCTTCCCAACGCAGTGATCGAGCGATTGCCCGGCCTCGGCCATCTCGCGCACGAGGAGCAGCCGCAACTGATCGCAGATCTCGTCGAGAGATACGCGCGCGCGACTGCTGCCGAACAGGTGCGGCAATAA
- a CDS encoding phytoene desaturase, translated as MLDSTYARPPRQVPLHRPPHAVVIGSGFGGLAAAIRLGAKGYRVTVLEKLDAPGGRAYVYRQDGFTFDAGPTIVTAPFLFEELWKLCGRKMSDDVTLVPVSPFYRIRFQDASHFDYSGDRDAMRREIARFSPGDVEGYDAYMKASEEIFKVGFERLGDVPFSQWTDMVKIAPEMIRLSSYRSVFSLVSKFFRDTRLRIVFSFHPLLIGGNPFTASSIYCLIAFLERRWGVHFALGGTGRLVEGLVKLIEGQGGRLRCNREVCEIMVQNGTARGVRLASGEIIDADLVVSNADSAWTYRHLLPSSARSRWTDRRIERASYSMSLFVWYFGTRRKYNDVPHHTILLGPRYKRLLTDIFERKVLADDFSLYLHRPTATDTSLAPEGSDAFYVLSPVPHLQSGTDWSEAAERYRSAIAHELSSTMLPDLENQIVSSRMLTPQDFQDRLCSFRGAAFGLEPILTQSAWFRPHNKSEDIANLYLVGAGTHPGAGLPGVLSSARVLDSLVPDAQILQRLDPVTA; from the coding sequence ATGCTGGATTCAACATACGCCCGACCGCCGCGCCAAGTTCCTCTGCATCGCCCGCCGCATGCGGTGGTGATCGGCAGCGGCTTCGGCGGTTTGGCCGCGGCTATCAGGCTTGGTGCGAAAGGCTACCGGGTCACCGTCCTGGAAAAGCTCGATGCGCCCGGCGGCCGCGCCTACGTCTACCGGCAGGACGGCTTCACCTTCGATGCAGGGCCGACCATCGTCACCGCACCGTTTCTGTTCGAGGAATTGTGGAAGCTGTGCGGACGAAAAATGTCCGACGACGTGACGCTGGTGCCGGTGTCGCCATTTTATCGAATCCGCTTTCAGGACGCGTCGCATTTCGACTATTCCGGCGACCGGGATGCGATGCGTCGCGAAATCGCGCGGTTCTCCCCCGGCGATGTCGAAGGCTACGACGCCTACATGAAGGCCAGCGAGGAGATCTTCAAGGTCGGCTTCGAGCGGCTCGGCGACGTGCCGTTCAGCCAATGGACCGATATGGTCAAAATCGCGCCTGAGATGATCCGGCTATCGAGCTATCGGAGCGTCTTCAGCCTGGTGTCGAAATTCTTTCGCGATACCCGGCTGCGGATCGTGTTCAGCTTCCATCCACTCCTGATCGGCGGCAATCCCTTCACGGCGAGTTCGATCTATTGCTTGATCGCATTTCTGGAGCGGCGCTGGGGCGTGCACTTCGCGCTTGGCGGAACCGGGCGGCTGGTCGAAGGTCTGGTCAAGCTGATCGAGGGGCAGGGTGGCAGGCTCCGTTGCAATCGGGAGGTCTGCGAGATCATGGTGCAGAACGGCACCGCGCGGGGCGTGCGCCTCGCTTCTGGCGAAATCATCGACGCCGATCTCGTGGTGTCCAACGCGGACTCCGCATGGACCTACCGGCATCTGCTGCCGTCGTCCGCACGTTCGCGCTGGACCGACCGGCGTATCGAGCGCGCAAGCTATTCGATGAGTCTGTTCGTCTGGTACTTCGGCACGCGCCGCAAGTACAACGACGTGCCGCACCACACCATTCTGCTCGGCCCGCGCTACAAGCGACTGTTGACCGACATTTTCGAGCGCAAGGTCCTCGCCGATGATTTCAGCCTGTATCTGCATCGGCCGACGGCAACGGATACCTCGCTCGCTCCCGAGGGCAGCGACGCGTTCTATGTGCTGTCGCCGGTTCCGCATCTGCAGAGCGGCACGGACTGGAGTGAAGCGGCCGAGCGGTACCGTAGCGCGATTGCACACGAACTTTCCAGCACCATGCTGCCCGACCTGGAAAACCAGATCGTCAGTTCGCGCATGTTGACGCCGCAGGACTTTCAGGACCGATTGTGCTCGTTCCGCGGCGCCGCCTTCGGGCTGGAGCCAATCCTGACGCAGAGCGCTTGGTTTCGTCCGCACAACAAAAGCGAAGATATCGCAAACCTGTATCTGGTAGGCGCCGGCACCCATCCCGGCGCGGGCCTGCCCGGCGTGCTCTCTTCCGCGCGCGTTCTCGATTCCCTTGTCCCCGACGCCCAGATTTTACAGCGCCTAGACCCGGTGACCGCATGA
- a CDS encoding phytoene/squalene synthase family protein produces MTNSLDSADMAACHALLKGGSRTFHAASKVLPRRVSDPAIALYAFCRLADDAVDLGDERMTAVERLKERLDRAYGGQPMDFAGDRAFADVVARFSIPREIPEALLEGLAWDAEGRRYETLPELFAYAARVAGTVGAMMTLVMGQRTPEIVARACDLGVAMQLTNIARDVGEDARAGRLYLPLAWLRDAGIDPEAWLARPEFTGEISAIVQRLLDTADALYGRATLGIRNLPRTCRPGIYAARALYAEIGRELERGGLDSVSRRAVVSTDRKLKVLLRTLLLFRTEWAPARKLAPMAQLDETRFLIEAVAMTPLRHHTPEVKSKPIEDRVVWVIDLFARLEQRDRLQRAASVR; encoded by the coding sequence ATGACCAATTCGCTCGATTCCGCCGACATGGCCGCGTGCCACGCATTGCTCAAGGGTGGTTCGCGGACGTTTCATGCGGCCTCGAAGGTGTTGCCCCGAAGGGTCAGCGATCCCGCCATTGCGCTCTATGCGTTTTGTCGGCTGGCGGATGATGCGGTCGATCTCGGCGACGAACGCATGACCGCCGTCGAGCGACTGAAGGAACGGCTCGATCGCGCCTATGGCGGCCAGCCGATGGATTTTGCCGGCGATCGCGCATTCGCCGACGTCGTTGCGCGATTTTCGATCCCGCGTGAAATACCGGAAGCGCTGCTCGAGGGATTGGCGTGGGACGCCGAGGGGCGCCGTTACGAGACGCTGCCGGAGCTATTCGCCTATGCCGCACGCGTCGCTGGCACGGTCGGGGCCATGATGACACTGGTGATGGGTCAGCGTACGCCTGAAATTGTCGCACGGGCCTGCGACCTGGGTGTCGCCATGCAGTTGACTAATATCGCCCGCGACGTCGGGGAGGATGCGCGCGCCGGCCGGCTCTATCTGCCGCTGGCGTGGTTGCGGGACGCCGGCATCGATCCCGAAGCCTGGCTGGCCAGGCCTGAGTTTACCGGCGAAATCTCGGCTATCGTTCAGCGATTGCTCGATACCGCCGATGCCCTTTATGGCCGCGCCACGCTTGGCATCAGGAACCTGCCGCGGACCTGTCGGCCCGGCATCTATGCCGCGCGGGCGCTCTACGCGGAGATTGGCCGGGAGCTCGAGCGCGGTGGGCTCGATTCGGTTTCACGGCGCGCCGTGGTCTCGACCGATCGCAAGCTCAAGGTGCTGTTGCGGACGCTTTTGTTGTTCAGGACCGAATGGGCACCGGCAAGGAAGCTTGCGCCAATGGCTCAACTTGATGAGACGCGCTTCCTGATCGAGGCCGTGGCGATGACGCCGCTGCGCCATCACACGCCGGAGGTCAAATCGAAGCCGATCGAGGACCGGGTGGTCTGGGTCATCGATCTGTTCGCCCGACTGGAGCAGCGGGACCGGTTGCAGCGTGCGGCGTCCGTCCGATAG
- the hemF gene encoding oxygen-dependent coproporphyrinogen oxidase yields the protein MSDSVTIGDDTNALAESHRARAKLWFESLRDRICAEVEALEREAPAELFPGAPAAFVYKPWTRATGSGGGTGGFLSGGRLFEKIGIHTSSANGKLTPEMAKTLPGDGVQLDYVSTSISLIMHPRSPRVPTVHMNTRFLSTAQGWFGGGADLTPMLPEQRTENAPDTMTFHDAMKRACDAHDPTYYGKFKPWADTYFFLPHRGQARGVGGIFYDHLNTGDFEKDFAFTRDVGLALLDVYPRIVRKRMMEPWTEAERAQQLACRGLYVEFNLLYDRGTMFGLQTGGNIETILSSMPPVVTWT from the coding sequence ATGTCCGACTCGGTCACGATCGGCGATGACACCAATGCCCTCGCGGAAAGTCACCGCGCGCGGGCGAAGCTCTGGTTCGAGTCCCTGCGTGACCGGATCTGTGCCGAGGTCGAGGCGCTGGAGCGCGAGGCGCCGGCCGAACTGTTTCCTGGGGCACCGGCTGCGTTCGTTTACAAGCCGTGGACGCGCGCCACCGGCAGCGGTGGCGGGACCGGCGGCTTCCTCAGTGGAGGCAGGCTGTTTGAGAAGATCGGCATTCACACCTCCTCGGCCAACGGGAAGCTGACGCCGGAGATGGCCAAAACGTTGCCCGGCGACGGCGTGCAACTTGATTACGTCTCCACCAGCATCAGCCTGATCATGCATCCACGCAGTCCGCGGGTGCCGACGGTCCACATGAACACGCGGTTCCTCTCGACTGCGCAGGGCTGGTTTGGCGGTGGCGCCGATCTCACGCCGATGCTGCCGGAGCAGCGTACCGAGAATGCGCCGGACACCATGACGTTTCACGACGCCATGAAGCGCGCCTGCGATGCCCATGACCCCACCTATTACGGCAAGTTCAAACCGTGGGCAGATACCTACTTCTTCCTTCCGCATCGCGGCCAGGCGCGCGGCGTCGGCGGAATCTTTTACGATCATCTCAATACGGGCGATTTCGAGAAGGACTTTGCTTTCACGCGCGACGTCGGCCTCGCATTGCTGGACGTATATCCGCGGATCGTGCGGAAGCGGATGATGGAGCCGTGGACGGAGGCCGAACGGGCGCAGCAACTCGCCTGCCGCGGGCTCTATGTCGAGTTCAATCTGCTTTACGACCGCGGAACGATGTTCGGGCTTCAGACCGGAGGCAACATCGAAACCATCCTGAGTTCGATGCCGCCGGTGGTCACTTGGACATAG
- a CDS encoding carotenoid 1,2-hydratase, whose amino-acid sequence MVPPNGYAWWYVDALSDDGQNGITIIAFIGSVFSPYYAFARRNCPADPLNHCAINVAVYSKSGNRWAMTERPRDAVSRASNKFTLGPSSLSWDGNSLVIRIDEIAVPIPRRLRGTIRVVPTAITQQEFTLNESGHHCWWPIAPCARVHVELEQPHLRWQGDGYLDMNRGDAPLESGFSDWQWSRGATRDGAAILYEARQRDGRRIDLAMTFDPQGRMQTFEPPVLQTLNRTGWRVGREVRSEDAPSVLRTLEDAPFYARSVISARLLDEPVMLMHESLSLDRFTMPIVQAMLPFRMPRALR is encoded by the coding sequence ATCGTTCCGCCGAACGGCTATGCGTGGTGGTATGTCGATGCGCTGAGCGACGACGGACAAAATGGCATCACCATCATCGCGTTCATCGGCAGCGTGTTCTCACCCTATTACGCCTTTGCGCGGCGCAACTGCCCGGCTGATCCGCTGAACCATTGCGCCATCAATGTTGCGGTGTACTCCAAGAGCGGCAATCGATGGGCGATGACCGAGCGGCCGCGTGACGCCGTCTCGCGCGCTTCCAACAAGTTCACCCTGGGTCCGAGCAGTCTTTCATGGGACGGCAACTCTTTGGTCATTCGCATCGACGAGATTGCGGTTCCGATCCCGCGGCGCTTGCGTGGCACCATACGCGTCGTTCCCACCGCCATCACACAGCAGGAATTTACGCTGAACGAGAGCGGCCATCATTGCTGGTGGCCGATTGCGCCCTGCGCACGGGTGCACGTCGAACTCGAGCAACCGCATCTGCGCTGGCAGGGCGACGGCTATCTCGATATGAACCGGGGTGATGCGCCGCTCGAAAGCGGGTTTTCCGACTGGCAGTGGTCTCGCGGCGCGACGCGTGATGGTGCGGCTATCCTGTACGAGGCGCGACAGCGAGACGGCCGACGTATCGATCTCGCGATGACCTTCGATCCGCAAGGCCGCATGCAGACGTTTGAACCGCCGGTCCTTCAGACGCTCAACCGCACGGGCTGGCGGGTCGGGCGCGAGGTCCGCAGCGAGGATGCCCCGAGCGTTCTAAGAACGCTGGAAGACGCGCCGTTCTATGCGCGGTCGGTCATTTCCGCCAGGCTGCTGGATGAACCCGTGATGTTGATGCACGAAAGCCTGTCGCTCGATCGCTTCACGATGCCGATTGTGCAGGCGATGCTGCCGTTCCGGATGCCACGGGCGCTGCGATAG
- the crtD gene encoding 1-hydroxycarotenoid 3,4-desaturase CrtD: MPKDRVVIVGAGVAGLVSAFALAARGLDVTVVERSTSFGGKMRQVAIGPSLIDSGPTVFTMRWVFEELFAAAGKNFADQVCLRPLDVLARHAWDEHTRLDLFASEERTIDAIGDFAGAVEADGYRAFCRDTKRIYDILEKPFLRAAQPSMGGLIGADGFRGLLRLPHIKPFSSMWSALGRYFADPRLQQLFGRYATYCGSSPYLAPATLMLVAHVEREGVWSIDGGMHALAKALADGATSLGATIRLGQEVNEVLISCGRVNGVRLASGERIAADAVILNADVGAVATGLFGVPVRHAAVAVPSPARSLSAMTWSLLAETGGFPLRRHNVFFSGDYAAEFDDIFARGVPPNEPTVYVCAQDRDDEDTIATGAERLLILVNAPANGDRHTYNAAEVEQCAQRTFGLLGRCGLQIRQPANAMQVTTPADFNRMFPATGGALYGRNSHGWTASFQRPGVRTKIPGLYLAGGSTHPGPGVPMAALAGRSAAASLLADLTSPKSFRRTAMRGGMSMR; encoded by the coding sequence ATGCCCAAAGATCGTGTCGTTATCGTCGGTGCGGGCGTGGCGGGTCTGGTTTCCGCGTTCGCACTCGCAGCGCGCGGGCTCGACGTCACGGTTGTCGAACGCAGCACGTCGTTCGGCGGCAAGATGCGGCAAGTCGCGATTGGCCCTTCACTGATCGACAGCGGCCCGACCGTGTTCACGATGCGCTGGGTGTTCGAAGAGCTGTTCGCCGCAGCCGGCAAGAACTTCGCCGATCAAGTTTGCCTCCGCCCGCTGGACGTTCTGGCCAGGCACGCCTGGGACGAGCACACCCGGCTGGATTTGTTTGCCAGTGAAGAACGAACCATCGACGCGATCGGGGATTTTGCAGGGGCCGTCGAAGCGGATGGCTATCGCGCATTCTGCCGGGACACCAAACGCATCTATGACATTCTCGAAAAGCCGTTCCTGCGCGCCGCACAGCCAAGCATGGGCGGACTGATCGGCGCCGACGGCTTTCGCGGATTGCTGCGACTGCCGCACATCAAGCCGTTCTCCTCGATGTGGTCGGCGCTCGGGCGGTACTTTGCCGATCCACGACTGCAGCAACTGTTCGGGCGCTACGCCACCTATTGCGGGTCATCCCCCTATCTGGCGCCCGCGACCTTGATGCTGGTGGCGCATGTCGAGCGCGAAGGCGTCTGGAGCATCGATGGTGGCATGCACGCGCTGGCGAAAGCACTGGCGGATGGCGCAACGTCGTTGGGCGCAACGATTCGCCTGGGCCAGGAGGTCAACGAAGTTCTTATCTCCTGCGGACGCGTCAATGGTGTGAGGCTTGCTAGCGGCGAACGCATTGCGGCGGATGCCGTCATCCTGAATGCGGATGTCGGCGCCGTTGCCACCGGGCTGTTCGGCGTGCCGGTCCGCCATGCAGCCGTGGCAGTCCCATCCCCTGCCCGCTCGCTGTCCGCCATGACTTGGAGCCTGCTCGCCGAGACGGGCGGCTTCCCGCTGCGCCGGCATAACGTCTTCTTCTCGGGCGATTATGCCGCCGAGTTCGACGACATTTTTGCGCGTGGCGTCCCGCCAAATGAACCTACGGTCTATGTCTGCGCGCAGGATCGCGACGACGAGGACACCATCGCGACCGGTGCGGAAAGACTGCTGATCCTCGTCAACGCACCTGCCAATGGCGACCGGCATACTTACAATGCAGCGGAGGTAGAACAATGCGCGCAGCGGACATTTGGCTTGCTGGGGCGATGCGGCCTTCAGATCCGGCAGCCGGCGAACGCGATGCAGGTGACGACGCCCGCGGATTTCAACCGGATGTTCCCGGCGACGGGCGGCGCCCTGTACGGCCGCAACTCGCACGGATGGACCGCCTCCTTCCAGCGGCCGGGAGTCCGGACAAAGATCCCGGGACTCTATCTGGCGGGAGGCAGCACGCATCCCGGTCCGGGAGTGCCGATGGCGGCGTTGGCGGGCCGGTCGGCTGCAGCCAGCCTGCTCGCGGACCTGACTTCTCCAAAATCGTTCCGCCGAACGGCTATGCGTGGTGGTATGTCGATGCGCTGA
- a CDS encoding polyprenyl synthetase family protein, translated as MSVSNRIEQALNDAIGRAEVPGCPPRLAAAMRYAVFPGGARVRPRLCHSVAAACGEDHPAATEAAGAALELLHCASLVHDDLPCFDAAETRRGRPSVHKAFGEPLAVLTGDALIVLAFQTLARVNCAPERLAPLTLTIAQSVGVPSGIVAGQAWECESQIDLVRYHRSKTGALFAAATVAGAASAGADAEPWRMVGEKLGEAYQVADDIRDAASDEVEIGKPVGRDLVLGRPSAVIELGLDGALYRLHDLVRGAIDAMPPCPNGAELRSLMLSEAKRLVPAKLAQFAA; from the coding sequence ATGAGCGTCAGCAACAGGATCGAACAGGCCCTCAACGACGCAATCGGCCGGGCGGAGGTTCCGGGTTGTCCCCCGCGGCTCGCGGCGGCGATGCGGTATGCAGTATTTCCCGGCGGCGCGCGGGTCCGGCCCCGGCTTTGTCACAGTGTTGCGGCGGCTTGCGGCGAAGATCATCCGGCCGCGACGGAAGCCGCGGGGGCTGCGCTCGAGCTGCTGCATTGCGCCTCGCTCGTACATGATGATCTGCCGTGCTTCGACGCTGCCGAGACGCGTCGCGGTCGTCCATCGGTTCACAAGGCCTTTGGCGAACCGCTGGCGGTCCTCACGGGCGATGCGCTGATCGTTCTCGCGTTCCAGACGCTGGCGCGTGTTAACTGCGCACCGGAGCGGCTGGCGCCCCTGACCTTGACGATCGCCCAATCGGTCGGCGTGCCCTCGGGTATCGTCGCGGGCCAGGCTTGGGAGTGCGAATCGCAGATCGATCTCGTGCGCTATCACCGCTCCAAGACCGGCGCACTGTTCGCGGCCGCGACCGTGGCCGGCGCCGCATCTGCCGGCGCCGACGCCGAGCCGTGGCGGATGGTTGGTGAGAAGCTTGGCGAAGCCTATCAGGTCGCTGACGACATTCGCGATGCTGCCTCCGATGAAGTGGAGATCGGCAAGCCGGTCGGCCGCGATCTCGTGCTGGGGCGTCCGAGCGCGGTGATCGAGCTCGGCCTCGATGGCGCGCTCTACAGGTTGCATGACCTGGTGCGTGGCGCCATCGATGCGATGCCGCCGTGCCCCAATGGCGCCGAACTCCGCTCGCTGATGCTCTCTGAGGCCAAGCGTCTGGTGCCGGCCAAGCTTGCGCAGTTTGCTGCGTAG
- a CDS encoding methyltransferase: MQDRLLGLRDRILANQGFQRFAGTFALTRPIARRRASALFDLCAGFVYSQILLACVRLKLFDHLSGGPLSAAELSSRLPLPSDATVLLLDAAVSLQLLQRRSDARYGLGSLGAALLGNPGVIAMIEHHAMLYGDLKDPVALLRGDVGAGQLAAYWPYAGNRKAANLSHQAVAPYTALMAASQPMISQQVLSAYSFRGHRCLLDIGGGDGSFIAEVAAQTPKLRCVLFDLPAVADQASERFRSVGLSSRAVAIGGSFLTDRLPEGADIVSLVRVIHDHDDADVMTLLRAIRRTLPVDGTLLIAEPLSGVRGAEPIGDAYFAFYLLAMGSGRPRTFARLQEMLAESGFADIALRPAAMPMLANVITARARQEIC; this comes from the coding sequence CTGCAGGACAGGCTGCTTGGTCTGCGTGACAGGATTCTTGCCAATCAGGGTTTCCAGCGGTTTGCAGGCACTTTCGCGCTGACGCGGCCGATCGCACGGCGGCGCGCCAGCGCCCTCTTCGATCTTTGCGCCGGCTTCGTGTATTCGCAAATCCTGCTCGCCTGTGTCCGCTTGAAACTGTTTGATCACCTGTCGGGCGGGCCGCTAAGCGCTGCGGAATTGTCGTCACGGCTGCCGCTGCCTTCAGATGCGACCGTGCTGCTGCTTGACGCCGCAGTGTCGCTGCAACTGCTGCAGCGCCGCAGTGATGCCCGCTATGGCCTAGGTTCACTTGGCGCGGCCTTGCTCGGCAATCCAGGCGTCATCGCGATGATAGAACATCATGCGATGCTGTATGGCGACCTGAAAGATCCCGTCGCGCTGCTTCGTGGCGATGTCGGGGCGGGTCAGCTTGCGGCTTACTGGCCTTATGCCGGCAACCGGAAGGCCGCCAATCTTTCGCATCAAGCAGTCGCGCCTTACACCGCGCTGATGGCGGCGTCGCAGCCGATGATTTCGCAGCAGGTGCTGTCGGCCTATTCGTTTCGCGGACACCGCTGCCTGCTCGATATCGGTGGCGGCGATGGCTCCTTCATTGCCGAGGTCGCGGCGCAAACGCCAAAACTGCGCTGCGTGCTGTTCGATTTGCCGGCGGTTGCCGATCAGGCGAGCGAGCGGTTTCGTTCCGTTGGACTGTCCTCGCGCGCGGTTGCGATCGGCGGCAGTTTCCTGACCGATCGACTGCCCGAGGGGGCCGACATCGTGTCCCTGGTTCGGGTAATCCACGACCACGACGATGCAGATGTCATGACTTTGCTTCGGGCGATCCGCCGCACCTTGCCGGTCGACGGAACATTGCTGATTGCCGAGCCGCTGTCGGGCGTCCGCGGCGCCGAGCCGATCGGCGACGCCTATTTCGCTTTCTATTTGCTGGCGATGGGCAGCGGCCGGCCCCGAACCTTTGCGCGATTGCAGGAAATGCTCGCCGAGTCCGGCTTTGCCGATATCGCGTTGCGGCCGGCGGCGATGCCGATGCTGGCCAATGTCATCACGGCCAGAGCGCGTCAAGAAATCTGTTAA
- the bchC gene encoding chlorophyll synthesis pathway protein BchC: MDTIAVVLRQPEQIELDRLALTPPTPDDVVVDVDWSGVSTGTERLLWSGRMPPFPGMGYPLVPGYESVGHVIEAGSATDLRSGQQVFVPGAKCFGEVRGLFGASASRLVVPAKRVVPLDESLGERGILLALAATAYHAIAARGASAPDCIVGHGVLGRLLARISIAMRNDPPTVWEKNPARAGGAINYGVIDPEHDVRRDYKSIYDVSGDAGLLDSLIGRIAPGGEIVLAGFYSERLSFSFPPAFMREARIRVAAEWQPSDLVAIKALIGSGRLSFEGLITHHHDARDASNAYRIAFEDSACLKMVLNWSSLS; the protein is encoded by the coding sequence ATGGATACCATCGCGGTGGTCCTGAGGCAGCCGGAGCAGATCGAGCTTGACCGGCTTGCTTTGACTCCCCCGACCCCCGACGACGTGGTCGTCGATGTCGATTGGAGCGGCGTCAGCACCGGGACTGAAAGGTTGCTGTGGTCGGGACGGATGCCTCCGTTTCCGGGAATGGGATACCCGCTGGTGCCCGGCTACGAGTCGGTGGGCCACGTGATCGAAGCCGGATCCGCCACCGATCTGCGCTCCGGCCAGCAGGTTTTCGTCCCCGGTGCGAAATGTTTTGGCGAGGTCCGTGGACTATTCGGCGCCTCGGCCTCGCGCCTCGTGGTACCGGCAAAGCGTGTGGTGCCGCTCGATGAGAGTCTCGGCGAGCGCGGAATTCTGTTGGCGCTGGCGGCGACGGCCTACCACGCCATCGCGGCGCGCGGCGCGTCGGCGCCGGACTGCATTGTCGGTCACGGCGTGCTGGGTCGGCTGCTGGCGCGCATCTCGATCGCGATGCGAAACGATCCACCGACCGTATGGGAGAAGAATCCGGCGCGTGCCGGTGGCGCCATCAATTACGGCGTCATCGATCCCGAGCATGACGTACGGCGCGACTACAAGAGCATCTACGACGTCAGCGGCGATGCCGGCCTTCTCGACTCGCTGATCGGCAGAATAGCGCCGGGCGGCGAGATCGTACTGGCGGGCTTCTACAGCGAGAGACTGTCCTTTTCGTTCCCGCCCGCGTTCATGCGAGAGGCACGGATTCGCGTTGCCGCCGAATGGCAACCGTCCGACCTCGTTGCGATCAAGGCATTGATAGGGTCCGGACGACTTTCGTTCGAAGGGCTGATTACACACCACCACGACGCCCGGGATGCCTCGAACGCCTATCGCATCGCGTTCGAAGACTCGGCGTGTCTGAAAATGGTCCTGAACTGGAGTTCGCTCTCATGA